A single genomic interval of Lathyrus oleraceus cultivar Zhongwan6 chromosome 7, CAAS_Psat_ZW6_1.0, whole genome shotgun sequence harbors:
- the LOC127105996 gene encoding uncharacterized protein LOC127105996 isoform X17 has product MVKSHSNKLKMAPTLALQFLSLALFFFTNGQGIRDIKTDLQDHNYKTIGEVKQSNPNYKTIDEAKQSSYNYKIIDEVKQPNYKIANEVKKLNYNYKTADEAKQPSYIYKIADEAKQPSYIYKIADEAKQSNYVYNTVDEDKHPSYIYKTADEAKQPSYIYKTADEAKQPSYIYKTSDEAKQPSYTYKTADEAKQPSYIYKTADEAKQPTYIYKTADEAKQPSYIYKTANEIEQPSYTYKTIDEPKQPSYTYKTADEAKQPGYIYKTADEAKQPSYIYKTSDEAKQPSYTYKTVDEAKQPSYIYKTADEAKQPSYIYKTADEAKQPSYIYKTADEAKQPSYIYKTADEAKQPSYIYKTADEAKQPSYIYKTANEIEQPSYTYKTIDEPKQPSYIYKTADEAKQPSYIYKTANEIEQPSYTYKTIDEPKQPSYIYKTADEAKQPSYIYKTADEAKQPNYIYKTANETEQPSYTYNTIDEAKQPSYIYKTADEVKQPSYIYKTTDKTKQPNYIYKTTDETKQLNYNYKTVDETKQSNYNHKTVDEAKQPSYIYKTVGEAKQSNYYYKTTDEAKQPNYIYKTVDDAKQPNYIYKTVDQSKQPIYIYKTSYEAKQPSYIYKTTDEDKQPSYIYKITDKAKQPSYIYKTNDEAKHPSYIYKTYKTTSEAKHPSYNYKSINEAKHPNYHYKTTSEAKQPSYNYKTTNEAKQPSYNYKTTDEAKQLSYNYKTTDEAKQPSYNYKTIDDAKQPNYNYKTTDEVKQPNYNYETTDEVKHPSYNYKTTDETKHPNYNYKTIDEVKQLNYIYKTTDEAKQTNYNYKTTDEGKQLNYHYKANTYDPKDPFSSNSKDPTSINFDHAEAFKIGFFNLDDLYVGNVMTLQFQVQEVPDFLPREEADSIPLSISQLPNVLQLLSLREDSPQAKSMRETLEQCEAEAIAGETKICANSVESMYEFVDTIIGSKTKHTVLTTNNPSPSAIPLQKYTILKISRDIDAPKWVSCHPQSYPYAIYYCHYIATRTRVFKVSLVGDENGDKMEALGMCHLDTSDWNPNYMVFKKLGVKPGKNTPVCHFFPINHLLWLPLESTKATM; this is encoded by the exons AATGGACAAGGTATCAGAGACATAAAGACAGATCTGCAAGATCATAATTATAAGACTATCGGTGAAGTCAAACAGTCCAATCCTAATTATAAGACTATCGATGAAGCCAAACAGTCCAGTTACAACTACAAGATTATCGATGAAGTCAAACAACCCAACTACAAGATTGCCAATGAAGTCAAAAAACTCAATTACAACTACAAGACCGCCGATGAAGCCAAACAGCCCAGTTACATCTACAAGATCGCCGATGAAGCCAAACAGCCCAGTTACATCTACAAGATCGCCGATGAGGCCAAACAGTCCAATTACGTCTACAACACCGTTGATGAGGACAAACACCCCAGCTACATATACAAGACCGCCGATGAAGCCAAACAACCCAGTTACATCTACAAGACCGCCGATGAGGCCAAACAACCCAGTTACATCTACAAGACTTCTGATGAGGCCAAACAACCCAGTTACACCTACAAGACCGCCGATGAGGCCAAACAACCTAGTTACATCTACAAGACTGCCGATGAGGCCAAACAACCCACTTACATCTACAAGACCGCCGATGAGGCCAAACAACCCAGTTACATCTACAAGACCGCTAACGAGATAGAACAACCAAGTTACACCTACAAGACCATCGATGAGCCCAAACAACCCAGTTACACCTACAAGACCGCCGATGAGGCCAAACAACCCGGTTACATCTACAAGACCGCCGATGAGGCCAAACAACCCAGTTACATCTACAAGACTTCTGATGAGGCCAAACAACCCAGTTACACCTACAAGACCGTCGATGAGGCCAAACAACCTAGTTACATCTACAAGACTGCCGATGAGGCCAAACAACCCAGTTACATCTACAAGACCGCCGATGAGGCCAAACAACCCAGTTACAT CTACAAGACCGCCGATGAGGCCAAACAACCTAGTTACATCTACAAGACTGCCGATGAGGCCAAACAACCCAGTTACATCTACAAGACCGCCGATGAGGCCAAACAACCCAGTTACATCTACAAGACCGCTAACGAGATAGAACAACCAAGTTACACCTACAAGACCATCGATGAGCCCAAACAACCCAGTTACATCTACAAGACCGCCGATGAGGCCAAACAACCCAGTTACATCTACAAGACCGCTAACGAGATAGAACAACCAAGTTACACCTACAAGACCATCGATGAGCCCAAACAACCCAGTTACATCTACAAGACCGCTGATGAGGCCAAACAACCCAGTTACATCTACAAGACCGCCGATGAGGCCAAACAACCCAATTACATCTACAAGACCGCCAACGAGACAGAACAACCAAGTTACACCTACAACACCATCGATGAGGCTAAACAACCCAGTTACATATACAAGACTGCTGATGAGGTCAAACAACCCAGTTACATCTATAAGACCACTGATAAGACCAAACAACCCAATTACATCTACAAGACCACCGATGAAACCAAACAACTCAATTACAACTACAAGACTGTCGATGAAACCAAACAGTCCAATTACAACCATAAGACTGTCGATGAGGCCAAACAACCCAGTTACATCTACAAGACCGTCGGTGAAGCCAAACAGTCAAATTACTACTATAAGACTACCGATGAAGCCAAACAGCCTAATTACATCTACAAGACCGTCGATGACGCCAAACAACCCAATTACATCTACAAAACCGTCGATCAGTCCAAACAACCCATTTACATCTACAAGACCTCATATGAGGCCAAACAGCCTAGTTACATCTACAAGACCACTGATGAGGACAAACAACCCAGTTACATCTATAAGATCACCGATAAGGCCAAACAACCCAGTTACATCTACAAGACCAACGATGAGGCCAAACATCCCAGTTACATTTACAAGACCTATAAGACCACCAGTGAAGCCAAACACCCCAGCTACAACTACAAGAGCATCAACGAAGCCAAACACCCCAACTACCACTACAAGACCACCAGTGAAGCCAAACAACCCAGCTACAACTACAAGACCACCAATGAAGCCAAACAACCCAGCTACAACTACAAGACCACCGATGAAGCCAAACAACTCAGCTACAACTACAAGACCACCGATGAAGCCAAACAACCCAGCTACAACTACAAGACCATTGATGATGCCAAACAACCAAACTACAACTACAAGACCACCGATGAAGTCAAACAACCCAACTACAACTACGAGACCACCGATGAAGTCAAACATCCCAGTTACAACTACAAGACCACCGATGAAACCAAACACCCCAATTACAACTACAAGACCATCGATGAAGTCAAGCAGCTCAATTACATCTACAAGACTACCGATGAAGCCAAACAAACCAATTATAATTATAAGACTACTGATGAAGGCAAACAACTTAATTATCATTACAAGGCTAATACCTATGATCCAAAAGACCCTTTTTCTTCCAACTCAAAAGATCCTACTTCAATTAACTTTGATCATGCAGAAGCTTTTAAGATAGGATTTTTCAATTTGGATGATCTTTATGTTGGAAATGTGATGACCCTCCAATTTCAAGTCCAAGAGGTTCCTGATTTCCTTCCAAGAGAAGAGGCTGACTCAATTCCTCTCTCAATTTCACAACTCCCAAATGTTCTCCAACTCTTATCACTCCGTGAAGATTCTCCTCAAGCAAAATCAATGAGAGAAACACTTGAGCAATGTGAAGCAGAAGCAATAGCAGGGGAGACTAAGATATGCGCCAACTCTGTAGAGTCCATGTATGAATTTGTTGACACAATAATTGGTTCAAAAACCAAACATACTGTTCTTACTACCAATAACCCATCCCCCTCAGCCATCCCTCTTCAGAAATACACCATTTTAAAAATATCACGTGACATTGATGCTCCTAAATGGGTATCTTGCCATCCCCAATCATATCCATATGCCATTTACTATTGCCACTACATAGCTACAAGAACTAGAGTGTTCAAGGTCTCACTGGTTGGTGATGAGAATGGAGATAAAATGGAAGCTTTGGGCATGTGCCATTTGGATACATCTGATTGGAACCCAAATTATATGGTATTCAAGAAATTAGGAGTCAAGCCAGGAAAGAATACACCAGTGTGTCACTTCTTTCCTATAAATCATCTTTTGTGGCTTCCGTTGGAGTCTACAAAAGCCACCATGTGA
- the LOC127105996 gene encoding uncharacterized protein LOC127105996 isoform X9 has translation MVKSHSNKLKMAPTLALQFLSLALFFFTNGQGIRDIKTDLQDHNYKTIGEVKQSNPNYKTIDEAKQSSYNYKIIDEVKQPNYKIANEVKKLNYNYKTADEAKQPSYIYKIADEAKQPSYIYKIADEAKQSNYVYNTVDEDKHPSYIYKTADEAKQPSYIYKTADEAKQPSYIYKTSDEAKQPSYTYKTADEAKQPSYIYKTADEAKQPTYIYKTADEAKQPSYIYKTANEIEQPSYTYKTIDEPKQPSYTYKTADEAKQPGYIYKTADEAKQPSYIYKTSDEAKQPSYTYKTVDEAKQPSYIYKTADEAKQPSYIYKTADEAKQPSYIYKTANEIEQPSYTYKTADEAKQPSYIYKTADEAKQPSYIYKTADEAKQPSYIYKTADEAKQPSYIYKTANEIEQPSYTYKTIDEPKQPSYIYKTADEAKQPSYIYKTANEIEQPSYTYKTIDEPKQPSYIYKTADEAKQPSYIYKTADEAKQPNYIYKTANETEQPSYTYNTIDEAKQPSYIYKTADEVKQPSYIYKTTDKTKQPNYIYKTTDETKQLNYNYKTVDETKQSNYNHKTVDEAKQPSYIYKTVGEAKQSNYYYKTTDEAKQPNYIYKTVDDAKQPNYIYKTVDQSKQPIYIYKTSYEAKQPSYIYKTTDEDKQPSYIYKITDKAKQPSYIYKTNDEAKHPSYIYKTYKTTSEAKHPSYNYKSINEAKHPNYHYKTTSEAKQPSYNYKTTNEAKQPSYNYKTTDEAKQLSYNYKTTDEAKQPSYNYKTIDDAKQPNYNYKTTDEVKQPNYNYETTDEVKHPSYNYKTTDETKHPNYNYKTIDEVKQLNYIYKTTDEAKQTNYNYKTTDEGKQLNYHYKANTYDPKDPFSSNSKDPTSINFDHAEAFKIGFFNLDDLYVGNVMTLQFQVQEVPDFLPREEADSIPLSISQLPNVLQLLSLREDSPQAKSMRETLEQCEAEAIAGETKICANSVESMYEFVDTIIGSKTKHTVLTTNNPSPSAIPLQKYTILKISRDIDAPKWVSCHPQSYPYAIYYCHYIATRTRVFKVSLVGDENGDKMEALGMCHLDTSDWNPNYMVFKKLGVKPGKNTPVCHFFPINHLLWLPLESTKATM, from the exons AATGGACAAGGTATCAGAGACATAAAGACAGATCTGCAAGATCATAATTATAAGACTATCGGTGAAGTCAAACAGTCCAATCCTAATTATAAGACTATCGATGAAGCCAAACAGTCCAGTTACAACTACAAGATTATCGATGAAGTCAAACAACCCAACTACAAGATTGCCAATGAAGTCAAAAAACTCAATTACAACTACAAGACCGCCGATGAAGCCAAACAGCCCAGTTACATCTACAAGATCGCCGATGAAGCCAAACAGCCCAGTTACATCTACAAGATCGCCGATGAGGCCAAACAGTCCAATTACGTCTACAACACCGTTGATGAGGACAAACACCCCAGCTACATATACAAGACCGCCGATGAAGCCAAACAACCCAGTTACATCTACAAGACCGCCGATGAGGCCAAACAACCCAGTTACATCTACAAGACTTCTGATGAGGCCAAACAACCCAGTTACACCTACAAGACCGCCGATGAGGCCAAACAACCTAGTTACATCTACAAGACTGCCGATGAGGCCAAACAACCCACTTACATCTACAAGACCGCCGATGAGGCCAAACAACCCAGTTACATCTACAAGACCGCTAACGAGATAGAACAACCAAGTTACACCTACAAGACCATCGATGAGCCCAAACAACCCAGTTACACCTACAAGACCGCCGATGAGGCCAAACAACCCGGTTACATCTACAAGACCGCCGATGAGGCCAAACAACCCAGTTACATCTACAAGACTTCTGATGAGGCCAAACAACCCAGTTACACCTACAAGACCGTCGATGAGGCCAAACAACCTAGTTACATCTACAAGACTGCCGATGAGGCCAAACAACCCAGTTACATCTACAAGACCGCCGATGAGGCCAAACAACCCAGTTACATCTACAAGACCGCTAACGAGATAGAACAACCAAGTTACAC CTACAAGACCGCCGATGAGGCCAAACAACCCAGTTACAT CTACAAGACCGCCGATGAGGCCAAACAACCTAGTTACATCTACAAGACTGCCGATGAGGCCAAACAACCCAGTTACATCTACAAGACCGCCGATGAGGCCAAACAACCCAGTTACATCTACAAGACCGCTAACGAGATAGAACAACCAAGTTACACCTACAAGACCATCGATGAGCCCAAACAACCCAGTTACATCTACAAGACCGCCGATGAGGCCAAACAACCCAGTTACATCTACAAGACCGCTAACGAGATAGAACAACCAAGTTACACCTACAAGACCATCGATGAGCCCAAACAACCCAGTTACATCTACAAGACCGCTGATGAGGCCAAACAACCCAGTTACATCTACAAGACCGCCGATGAGGCCAAACAACCCAATTACATCTACAAGACCGCCAACGAGACAGAACAACCAAGTTACACCTACAACACCATCGATGAGGCTAAACAACCCAGTTACATATACAAGACTGCTGATGAGGTCAAACAACCCAGTTACATCTATAAGACCACTGATAAGACCAAACAACCCAATTACATCTACAAGACCACCGATGAAACCAAACAACTCAATTACAACTACAAGACTGTCGATGAAACCAAACAGTCCAATTACAACCATAAGACTGTCGATGAGGCCAAACAACCCAGTTACATCTACAAGACCGTCGGTGAAGCCAAACAGTCAAATTACTACTATAAGACTACCGATGAAGCCAAACAGCCTAATTACATCTACAAGACCGTCGATGACGCCAAACAACCCAATTACATCTACAAAACCGTCGATCAGTCCAAACAACCCATTTACATCTACAAGACCTCATATGAGGCCAAACAGCCTAGTTACATCTACAAGACCACTGATGAGGACAAACAACCCAGTTACATCTATAAGATCACCGATAAGGCCAAACAACCCAGTTACATCTACAAGACCAACGATGAGGCCAAACATCCCAGTTACATTTACAAGACCTATAAGACCACCAGTGAAGCCAAACACCCCAGCTACAACTACAAGAGCATCAACGAAGCCAAACACCCCAACTACCACTACAAGACCACCAGTGAAGCCAAACAACCCAGCTACAACTACAAGACCACCAATGAAGCCAAACAACCCAGCTACAACTACAAGACCACCGATGAAGCCAAACAACTCAGCTACAACTACAAGACCACCGATGAAGCCAAACAACCCAGCTACAACTACAAGACCATTGATGATGCCAAACAACCAAACTACAACTACAAGACCACCGATGAAGTCAAACAACCCAACTACAACTACGAGACCACCGATGAAGTCAAACATCCCAGTTACAACTACAAGACCACCGATGAAACCAAACACCCCAATTACAACTACAAGACCATCGATGAAGTCAAGCAGCTCAATTACATCTACAAGACTACCGATGAAGCCAAACAAACCAATTATAATTATAAGACTACTGATGAAGGCAAACAACTTAATTATCATTACAAGGCTAATACCTATGATCCAAAAGACCCTTTTTCTTCCAACTCAAAAGATCCTACTTCAATTAACTTTGATCATGCAGAAGCTTTTAAGATAGGATTTTTCAATTTGGATGATCTTTATGTTGGAAATGTGATGACCCTCCAATTTCAAGTCCAAGAGGTTCCTGATTTCCTTCCAAGAGAAGAGGCTGACTCAATTCCTCTCTCAATTTCACAACTCCCAAATGTTCTCCAACTCTTATCACTCCGTGAAGATTCTCCTCAAGCAAAATCAATGAGAGAAACACTTGAGCAATGTGAAGCAGAAGCAATAGCAGGGGAGACTAAGATATGCGCCAACTCTGTAGAGTCCATGTATGAATTTGTTGACACAATAATTGGTTCAAAAACCAAACATACTGTTCTTACTACCAATAACCCATCCCCCTCAGCCATCCCTCTTCAGAAATACACCATTTTAAAAATATCACGTGACATTGATGCTCCTAAATGGGTATCTTGCCATCCCCAATCATATCCATATGCCATTTACTATTGCCACTACATAGCTACAAGAACTAGAGTGTTCAAGGTCTCACTGGTTGGTGATGAGAATGGAGATAAAATGGAAGCTTTGGGCATGTGCCATTTGGATACATCTGATTGGAACCCAAATTATATGGTATTCAAGAAATTAGGAGTCAAGCCAGGAAAGAATACACCAGTGTGTCACTTCTTTCCTATAAATCATCTTTTGTGGCTTCCGTTGGAGTCTACAAAAGCCACCATGTGA
- the LOC127105996 gene encoding uncharacterized protein LOC127105996 isoform X24, with protein sequence MVKSHSNKLKMAPTLALQFLSLALFFFTNGQGIRDIKTDLQDHNYKTIGEVKQSNPNYKTIDEAKQSSYNYKIIDEVKQPNYKIANEVKKLNYNYKTADEAKQPSYIYKIADEAKQPSYIYKIADEAKQSNYVYNTVDEDKHPSYIYKTADEAKQPSYIYKTADEAKQPSYIYKTSDEAKQPSYTYKTADEAKQPSYIYKTADEAKQPTYIYKTADEAKQPSYIYKTANEIEQPSYTYKTIDEPKQPSYTYKTADEAKQPGYIYKTADEAKQPSYIYKTSDEAKQPSYTYKTVDEAKQPSYIYKTADEAKQPSYIYKTADEAKQPSYIYKTADEAKQPSYIYKTADEAKQPSYIYKTANEIEQPSYTYKTIDEPKQPSYIYKTADEAKQPSYIYKTANEIEQPSYTYKTIDEPKQPSYIYKTADEAKQPSYIYKTADEAKQPNYIYKTANETEQPSYTYNTIDEAKQPSYIYKTADEVKQPSYIYKTTDKTKQPNYIYKTTDETKQLNYNYKTVDETKQSNYNHKTVDEAKQPSYIYKTVGEAKQSNYYYKTTDEAKQPNYIYKTVDDAKQPNYIYKTVDQSKQPIYIYKTSYEAKQPSYIYKTTDEDKQPSYIYKITDKAKQPSYIYKTNDEAKHPSYIYKTYKTTSEAKHPSYNYKSINEAKHPNYHYKTTSEAKQPSYNYKTTNEAKQPSYNYKTTDEAKQLSYNYKTTDEAKQPSYNYKTIDDAKQPNYNYKTTDEVKQPNYNYETTDEVKHPSYNYKTTDETKHPNYNYKTIDEVKQLNYIYKTTDEAKQTNYNYKTTDEGKQLNYHYKANTYDPKDPFSSNSKDPTSINFDHAEAFKIGFFNLDDLYVGNVMTLQFQVQEVPDFLPREEADSIPLSISQLPNVLQLLSLREDSPQAKSMRETLEQCEAEAIAGETKICANSVESMYEFVDTIIGSKTKHTVLTTNNPSPSAIPLQKYTILKISRDIDAPKWVSCHPQSYPYAIYYCHYIATRTRVFKVSLVGDENGDKMEALGMCHLDTSDWNPNYMVFKKLGVKPGKNTPVCHFFPINHLLWLPLESTKATM encoded by the exons AATGGACAAGGTATCAGAGACATAAAGACAGATCTGCAAGATCATAATTATAAGACTATCGGTGAAGTCAAACAGTCCAATCCTAATTATAAGACTATCGATGAAGCCAAACAGTCCAGTTACAACTACAAGATTATCGATGAAGTCAAACAACCCAACTACAAGATTGCCAATGAAGTCAAAAAACTCAATTACAACTACAAGACCGCCGATGAAGCCAAACAGCCCAGTTACATCTACAAGATCGCCGATGAAGCCAAACAGCCCAGTTACATCTACAAGATCGCCGATGAGGCCAAACAGTCCAATTACGTCTACAACACCGTTGATGAGGACAAACACCCCAGCTACATATACAAGACCGCCGATGAAGCCAAACAACCCAGTTACATCTACAAGACCGCCGATGAGGCCAAACAACCCAGTTACATCTACAAGACTTCTGATGAGGCCAAACAACCCAGTTACACCTACAAGACCGCCGATGAGGCCAAACAACCTAGTTACATCTACAAGACTGCCGATGAGGCCAAACAACCCACTTACATCTACAAGACCGCCGATGAGGCCAAACAACCCAGTTACATCTACAAGACCGCTAACGAGATAGAACAACCAAGTTACACCTACAAGACCATCGATGAGCCCAAACAACCCAGTTACACCTACAAGACCGCCGATGAGGCCAAACAACCCGGTTACATCTACAAGACCGCCGATGAGGCCAAACAACCCAGTTACATCTACAAGACTTCTGATGAGGCCAAACAACCCAGTTACACCTACAAGACCGTCGATGAGGCCAAACAACCTAGTTACATCTACAAGACTGCCGATGAGGCCAAACAACCCAGTTACATCTACAAGACCGCCGATGAGGCCAAACAACCCAGTTACAT CTACAAGACCGCCGATGAGGCCAAACAAC CCAGTTACATCTACAAGACCGCCGATGAGGCCAAACAACCCAGTTACATCTACAAGACCGCTAACGAGATAGAACAACCAAGTTACACCTACAAGACCATCGATGAGCCCAAACAACCCAGTTACATCTACAAGACCGCCGATGAGGCCAAACAACCCAGTTACATCTACAAGACCGCTAACGAGATAGAACAACCAAGTTACACCTACAAGACCATCGATGAGCCCAAACAACCCAGTTACATCTACAAGACCGCTGATGAGGCCAAACAACCCAGTTACATCTACAAGACCGCCGATGAGGCCAAACAACCCAATTACATCTACAAGACCGCCAACGAGACAGAACAACCAAGTTACACCTACAACACCATCGATGAGGCTAAACAACCCAGTTACATATACAAGACTGCTGATGAGGTCAAACAACCCAGTTACATCTATAAGACCACTGATAAGACCAAACAACCCAATTACATCTACAAGACCACCGATGAAACCAAACAACTCAATTACAACTACAAGACTGTCGATGAAACCAAACAGTCCAATTACAACCATAAGACTGTCGATGAGGCCAAACAACCCAGTTACATCTACAAGACCGTCGGTGAAGCCAAACAGTCAAATTACTACTATAAGACTACCGATGAAGCCAAACAGCCTAATTACATCTACAAGACCGTCGATGACGCCAAACAACCCAATTACATCTACAAAACCGTCGATCAGTCCAAACAACCCATTTACATCTACAAGACCTCATATGAGGCCAAACAGCCTAGTTACATCTACAAGACCACTGATGAGGACAAACAACCCAGTTACATCTATAAGATCACCGATAAGGCCAAACAACCCAGTTACATCTACAAGACCAACGATGAGGCCAAACATCCCAGTTACATTTACAAGACCTATAAGACCACCAGTGAAGCCAAACACCCCAGCTACAACTACAAGAGCATCAACGAAGCCAAACACCCCAACTACCACTACAAGACCACCAGTGAAGCCAAACAACCCAGCTACAACTACAAGACCACCAATGAAGCCAAACAACCCAGCTACAACTACAAGACCACCGATGAAGCCAAACAACTCAGCTACAACTACAAGACCACCGATGAAGCCAAACAACCCAGCTACAACTACAAGACCATTGATGATGCCAAACAACCAAACTACAACTACAAGACCACCGATGAAGTCAAACAACCCAACTACAACTACGAGACCACCGATGAAGTCAAACATCCCAGTTACAACTACAAGACCACCGATGAAACCAAACACCCCAATTACAACTACAAGACCATCGATGAAGTCAAGCAGCTCAATTACATCTACAAGACTACCGATGAAGCCAAACAAACCAATTATAATTATAAGACTACTGATGAAGGCAAACAACTTAATTATCATTACAAGGCTAATACCTATGATCCAAAAGACCCTTTTTCTTCCAACTCAAAAGATCCTACTTCAATTAACTTTGATCATGCAGAAGCTTTTAAGATAGGATTTTTCAATTTGGATGATCTTTATGTTGGAAATGTGATGACCCTCCAATTTCAAGTCCAAGAGGTTCCTGATTTCCTTCCAAGAGAAGAGGCTGACTCAATTCCTCTCTCAATTTCACAACTCCCAAATGTTCTCCAACTCTTATCACTCCGTGAAGATTCTCCTCAAGCAAAATCAATGAGAGAAACACTTGAGCAATGTGAAGCAGAAGCAATAGCAGGGGAGACTAAGATATGCGCCAACTCTGTAGAGTCCATGTATGAATTTGTTGACACAATAATTGGTTCAAAAACCAAACATACTGTTCTTACTACCAATAACCCATCCCCCTCAGCCATCCCTCTTCAGAAATACACCATTTTAAAAATATCACGTGACATTGATGCTCCTAAATGGGTATCTTGCCATCCCCAATCATATCCATATGCCATTTACTATTGCCACTACATAGCTACAAGAACTAGAGTGTTCAAGGTCTCACTGGTTGGTGATGAGAATGGAGATAAAATGGAAGCTTTGGGCATGTGCCATTTGGATACATCTGATTGGAACCCAAATTATATGGTATTCAAGAAATTAGGAGTCAAGCCAGGAAAGAATACACCAGTGTGTCACTTCTTTCCTATAAATCATCTTTTGTGGCTTCCGTTGGAGTCTACAAAAGCCACCATGTGA